The Triticum urartu cultivar G1812 chromosome 5, Tu2.1, whole genome shotgun sequence genome contains the following window.
AAACAGAAGCATTTTTTTTTTacctgttctgtttttgacagcggGCGCAGAAACATTGGGCTTAAAGTTTGTTAGAAGAAGTGATAGGCCACATGTAGCTGGGATGAGCACTGGGGGCTCAGCTGGATAGCACAGTAGTAGAGCCATGGTTGTTTAATGCATGCTAGGAGTAAGATTATTATCAGTATGTTTGCTTGCTGTAACTTTGATTGCTTTGCTTTTTTCTAACCAAAGGTTGGAAGGAAAGGTTGCGCTGGTCACCGGTGGCGCTTCAGGTATCGGCGAAGCCATCGTCCGCCTCTTCAGACAGCACGGCGCCAAGGTTTGCATAGCGGATGTCCAGGATGAAGCCGGTCAGCAGCTCTGCGACTCCCTCGGAGGCGACCCCGATGTCCTGTTCGTCCACTGCGACGTCACTGTGGAGGAGGACATAAGCCGGGCCGTTGATGTGGCGGCCGAGAAGTTTGGCACCCTCGACATCATGGTCAACAATGCCGGCATTACGGGCGACAAGGTCACCGATATCCGGAACCTCGACTTTGCTGATGTCAAGAAGGTGTTCGACATCAACGTGCACGGCATGCTGCTCGGCATGAAACACGCGGCGCGTGTCATGATCCCGAGCAAGAAGGGGTCCATTGTCTCATTGGCGAGCGTTGCTAGCGTGATCGGAGGGATGGGGCCTCATGCTTACACCGCGTCGAAGCACGCGGTGGTGGGTCTCACCAAGAGTGTGGCATTGGAGCTGGGGAGGCACGGCATACGGGTGAACTGCGTGTCGCCGTACGCCGTGCCCACCGCGCTCTCCATGCCGCATTTGCCCCAGGGGGAGCACAAGGGTGATGCAGTGAGGGACTTCCTGGCGTTTGTGGGCAGTGAGGCAAACCTGAAAGGTGTTGATCTGCTGCCTAAGGATGTTGCTGAGGCGGTGCTCTACCTGGCGAGCGACGAAGGGAGGTACATCAGCGCGCTCAACCTCGTGGTCGACGGCGGATTTACATCTGTGAATGGCAACCTGAAAGCGTTTGAGGACTAGTTGAAGATTTTAGCTGCATTTGTTACTTGGTATCTGAAAGCATTTGAGTACCATTTTCTGATTTGCCTGTTTTAGCATGTCAATAAGGTGGGTGATCATGTGTAAAATTTGATAATTATTCTATGTTAGTGCTTAAGGACAGTGTTGATTATTATTGATATTACTCTGTTGAACCTGTGAGATGTGACAGGAGCTTGTATAACGTTCAGTTAGAGTTTCATAAAGACTTCTGTGCCAGTATATCTGCGGGATAGAAACCATTGAGCTTCAAAATTTGAGTCAGAAGCCCTATCAGTTCATATATGATTTTCTCAGAATTTTTGTGCGTGTATATGATAACTGAATATGTGTACAGAAATGGATTTCCAGAGTTGTTATAATGTGTGTTCAGTTCAGAAGAACCTTGAGGCAGGGCCTGTGGTACAACAAACACTAAATTTCATTTATGTCGACGCCAAGAAAGGCTTCTGTCAAATGTATCATCAGTATCAATCACTATATGACACCACACAACAGATATGCTGCTGTCAGCAGTGCTCTCTAAATAGACACTGCAATTATCTTATACATCATTGCTGTTGTCAGCAATGCTCTCTAAATAGACACTGCAATTATCATGTACATCATTGCTGCTGCAATAAACCACTAAGAATTATTCAATATCTAGCCTAGCGTCTTCGTTATCATCAACCGAGGGTTGAGGCGGAGTTACAAAATCTGAATGAGAAACCAAGGGATTGTCCAAGTCAGCGACATCTTTGTTATCTTCAGAGCTGTTAGAAGCAGCTGAGATGGCGTCACCCGATTCTGAATGTGTTCTGTCCACATATGCTTCGGGTAAGGAGCTCTCGGCCACATCAGCATCGCCGTTATGCCGAGCAATCAGATCTTCTCTTCTGACAAAATTAAGTAGAATCCCGTTGGTGGTCCTTCCAGGTTGCAGCAGATCTCCTTCAGACACAGCAATGCTGGTATTGCTATTGTTGCATGACTCTGTTTCAGAAACCTCTGTGCATCTATCTGGACCATCTGGTGTAGTAGCTCTAGAAATGTTGGTTGGATATGGATCTCTAGGAAATGTGGGTCCTGTGAAAATACCTGCATTGCCACCCTCTATTGTATGAACCCCATCGAACTCGGACTCAATCTCGAGATTCTGGATAAAGTTGATGAACTGGTCAGCTGATGAAGTCCTCATCAGAGGCCCACCACTCCTGGTCCATGAGTTTAAGTCGATGGTCTCTGATTCGCTCTCACTTCCATCATGTGACATCTGACGAACATGATGAGACGTGCTTGACGCACCATCGACTCGAATAGTACCTTGGTGATTGGATGAAATAGCGGCCGCGAAGTGATCTTCCGAGAGAGATCCTGACGAATTCTCTCGACTGATGCAGCTCCATGATGGTACCCTCCTTGGTGTTTTGACTCGAACATTGTCGGTATATCCCTGGGAAGAAGCTGCTGCCCTTTCAATGCTTCTTATTAGCCTTCGTTTGTGGTTGAGGGCTGCTATGGATTCATCCAATGCAAGTTCAATTGCACAGTTTGCTCTGATCGCAGAGATCTTCTCCCATGTGCACCTGCGACCCTGGTTGGCAGCCATTTGGAGTTCTGGATATGTTGGGTTTTGTATAATCTTCAAGTACTGCAAATTTGAAAGATGTAATAAGGTGGACAATTTGAACCCAAAGGACCAGCATTATTGCCTGTATGAGCTATGAAGATTTTATTGACAGAAGTACCTGAGCTACTGTTGCTGGCATAACCATGGTGACATCACCCTCCCAATCCTGAGCAAACAACTTTGCAAGCCCTCCCAGTGGGAGGCCAATTTCTAGAACTTGGTTACATCGATACTTCACCTCCATCTCAGCAAGTCGAGCGAGCTATACAAATTAGATCAGAATTAGACTTGGTAATGCAACAGCTATGAATTGAAATTTGGAAGGGATTGCAATGTCTAGTGTTCAGTGAAGACATGGAATCACAAAAACAAAGTTCTTAGGTAAAAATAGGTACAGATGTATTTGCTACAGAACATTTTCTGGATGTCCTCACACCAAATAACACCAACTCCTACCATTAGCCCTTCAATGCTGCCAAGATATTGCATATATTTAGTAGACAGATCACAGATGTGCATTGTGTAGCAACACGTGGGAAAATGAGCATCTTTTGTGCAGGAAAATGATGAACTAGTATTCAAGAGCAAAAGAGCAATTCTAAATTACTTGCAGAAAGAGCTGAAGTCCTGCATGCTAAGATAAACCACACACAAACTATTATTAACTTAACATAATTAAAGGTCAGAAACAAACCTTTCCGGCAAAGCGGCCTCCATAAGCTCTGACGATCTCCTTCATTCGGAGGAGTGGAGAGATGTGAGGATTAGTTTGGCTCACAATGAAATGATTTACATTGAACAACTCCTTCAGTTGCATCATTGGCAAATCCATCTCCAGACTTCCGTCCCTCCACCGGCGCTTTGATGCTCCAGGACCTTGTTCTGGATCTGTGGCAAAGGGCGCATGGAAGGGTACTATGTGGCCAAATCTATCCTTTGCCATCAGCTCCTGAGCTTCAAAGAGGCCCGGGAATGCACAAGAGGCAGTTACAGCACTCCAAATGACAACATGTGGTGATGTCAGGTAGTTGAGGCAGCGCGGTGGCTCATTTTTTCTAGGAGAGCAAACAGTGACCCCAAGAACACGGCCAGTTATGTCATAAGCCTCTTGAAATGTTAAGTTACTTGTGAGATCCCTCAAAAGCCTTTGCATCTGGCTAATGTCATGAAGTGCACCATAAGTCATAACCCGTTTCGTCACAGCAAAAACTCCACCTATCCTATCAAAGAACTTCAAGATCTGTAACGAGTCTATGAAGAAGCTCTCAATCTCAGGCCATGTCCGGGTAGCGACAATTGAGCATATAATGGAACCAACACTTGATCCTGCGACTATCCGAGGCAGAAGCTTATGTTCAACCAAAGTTTTCACTACACCTACATGGAAGGAACCGAGTGAAGCACCCCCACTTAGGAGTAGTGCAGTCCTTCCAAAGGCGTGTCTGGTTTCCTGAACAAAGGCAAGCTTCTCCTCCAAAAGTAACTCATCCGTATCGGATTCACAAACCATTTTCAATTGAGTTGAAACCTCATCAATGAAATCTTTTATAAGTCTAGGCACCTGCATTACAATAGATCAACCGTGTAACCAGAATGGAAGATAGTATAGTTAATTAAACATTTGACAATGCATAATTTTGAGTTGAAAACAGTAATGAACCTTGTTATAGGTTTGTAGCATAGAAACATTCAGCCAACTTTTTTTATAGGAAAATTTGAAAATGCCTTCAGCATAGATACTAAGAAATGGAAGACAGTATAGTTATTTGAGCACTTGACAGTGCATAATTTTTAGTTGAAAACAGTTATAAACCATGTTATTGGTTTGTAACATAGAAACACCTGGCCAACCTTTTATATAGGAA
Protein-coding sequences here:
- the LOC125511092 gene encoding zerumbone synthase; this translates as MSAAAGSSSSFSTSALRLEGKVALVTGGASGIGEAIVRLFRQHGAKVCIADVQDEAGQQLCDSLGGDPDVLFVHCDVTVEEDISRAVDVAAEKFGTLDIMVNNAGITGDKVTDIRNLDFADVKKVFDINVHGMLLGMKHAARVMIPSKKGSIVSLASVASVIGGMGPHAYTASKHAVVGLTKSVALELGRHGIRVNCVSPYAVPTALSMPHLPQGEHKGDAVRDFLAFVGSEANLKGVDLLPKDVAEAVLYLASDEGRYISALNLVVDGGFTSVNGNLKAFED
- the LOC125511091 gene encoding triacylglycerol lipase SDP1-like produces the protein MEESGEASIGPFRIGPSTLLGRGAALRVLLLSSLWRLRARARTATRAALSRARGAALPMAASWLHLRNTHGVLLAVVLLGLLLRKLSGARSRLALARRRQLCKSAMRYAGTYEEWVRAAKVLDRMSDQVNESDFYDVELIGSRLDELRRRREEGSLRDVVFCMRGDLVRNLGNMCNPELHKGRLEVPRLIKDFIDEVSTQLKMVCESDTDELLLEEKLAFVQETRHAFGRTALLLSGGASLGSFHVGVVKTLVEHKLLPRIVAGSSVGSIICSIVATRTWPEIESFFIDSLQILKFFDRIGGVFAVTKRVMTYGALHDISQMQRLLRDLTSNLTFQEAYDITGRVLGVTVCSPRKNEPPRCLNYLTSPHVVIWSAVTASCAFPGLFEAQELMAKDRFGHIVPFHAPFATDPEQGPGASKRRWRDGSLEMDLPMMQLKELFNVNHFIVSQTNPHISPLLRMKEIVRAYGGRFAGKLARLAEMEVKYRCNQVLEIGLPLGGLAKLFAQDWEGDVTMVMPATVAQYLKIIQNPTYPELQMAANQGRRCTWEKISAIRANCAIELALDESIAALNHKRRLIRSIERAAASSQGYTDNVRVKTPRRVPSWSCISRENSSGSLSEDHFAAAISSNHQGTIRVDGASSTSHHVRQMSHDGSESESETIDLNSWTRSGGPLMRTSSADQFINFIQNLEIESEFDGVHTIEGGNAGIFTGPTFPRDPYPTNISRATTPDGPDRCTEVSETESCNNSNTSIAVSEGDLLQPGRTTNGILLNFVRREDLIARHNGDADVAESSLPEAYVDRTHSESGDAISAASNSSEDNKDVADLDNPLVSHSDFVTPPQPSVDDNEDARLDIE